Proteins encoded by one window of Ananas comosus cultivar F153 unplaced genomic scaffold, ASM154086v1, whole genome shotgun sequence:
- the LOC109703819 gene encoding uncharacterized protein LOC109703819, which translates to MQLQMGKMDLEVVAPEIPARMMTLVIQPTLLERIKDSQSADPNLQKYVHDPEHVLVYEPSELQGDMSYEEFPVEILAREVRKLRSREIPYVRVRWSNHSDREAT; encoded by the exons atgcagttgcaaatgggGAAGATGGATCTCGAGGTGGTGGCTCCGGAAATTCCGGCTAGGATGATGACGTTGGTGatccaaccgaccttattggagaggattaaagattcGCAGTCGGCGGACCCGAATCTCCAGAAG tatGTGCATGATCCCGAGCATGTCTTGGTCTACGAGCCGTCAGAACTGCAAGGAGACATGAGctacgaagagtttccggtggagatcctagctcgagaggtgcgtaagTTGAGAAGTCGCGAAATCCCTTATGTTCGAGTCCGGTGGAGTAATCATAGCGATCGTGAAGCCACCtag